The following DNA comes from Populus trichocarpa isolate Nisqually-1 chromosome 19, P.trichocarpa_v4.1, whole genome shotgun sequence.
TGTCATGGGGATCAGTCTTCTTCAgctaaagttgaaataaaacgaaaaaaaaaacataaatattacaCTCTTATCCtgccatcaaagaaaaaaaatattatgccgCACGTTGGAattgagaaatgaaaagaaagagtggAGCACATGATATGCACTCTTTGACTTGCAGACCACAAAAAAGACCACAGTACTACTAAAAGTACACAGGGCATCATTCTATGACCCCAAGCTACAAGCTAGGATGTAATTCACCGGCATTGTCAACTATTTCAATGTATAATAAgtactttctttatttttaataatgtgCCATGGTTGATTTGATGGCttgagtttgtttgtttttgtgataatttttttaattataaaaaattatatttgaaaattaaatagtttatatcttttactttcatatataattattttttaaattataattttatagaagttaaaataatatgtttttttttaaatttataaagacttgttttatttatttattttacatataaaaatccatcccaaaatagttttaatcaaacttatattttataattttattttttttaacgcaactaaatttattttttataaacctgtttgttttttaaaaatgaaaactatAAAAGCTTTCATAAtgttaaatacattaaaatatatgtttgttttttaatttttttaatttaaatttagaatcaatattaatatatatataatgaagtaTAATTAAGATGGTTGAATAAGaagatttaattttgtttgataaacaaattaattgtaaaaaacttCTCATCATCGAATTATGGAGAAAAGATCCCGACTTGCTTTTCGAGAGCTAAAGGGTACTATTATCCATGTGAGATGCTCAATTGTTATTTTTCCAACCAAATCTAATGTCGGCAAAAGTAAAGGATttcctttgaaatatttgacCCAAAAAAAAGTGTAGCTTTCGAAGtatatgtattattttcttGGAAAGCTTTATCAAGGAGGAGGAAAGTATGAAGATCTTTACACCTTAGTCAACATTTTTGTTATTACGCCTTTGACCAAAGCTTTCTCTCGAAAGGACCCCATTTCTCAAactttcttttagattttacaTCAATCTTGACCGACATTACTAATTTACTATCTTAAGAGGAAAAATTcatcaaagaaccatcttagtttaataatttaagtttgtAGATGAggttctaaaatataatttatattattttataacacaTCCTCTTAAGTGAAAACCTTTCGGGCTTGAAACTTGAACATACTCTattaccttgtacttaatttttatcaaataaatgagaatgatgagattcgaactcgtgaccgcttgatcattgaggctctaataccatgtcaaaaaaccatctcaacccgaTATATAACTTAAGCTTTTAGATGAGAttacaagatatgatttatattattttctaacaaaattaactttttaaaaggaTGTGTTAGAATATTTCATAAAGTTTTACaccataaaataaatgaatttggtGTGATATTGATGTCTATTAAATAATCAACTCAACTTGAAAGTTTAAGTACAAATGAAAgtattttgaacttgaaacttgtaccTGTCTAAACTATAttatactattaattaattttaattagaagtgAGAATGACAATGATgagatttaaattcataattatttaattaataaatttttaatataagaataaacacaattttaaattttaaattattaaataagattCTACTATACgaaaaagatttttcaaaatataaagtaataatcatgaaaaaaatgaggTAACAGTTAATTTTCTAAAGATCATCTTGACGTcatatcaatgtttttttattctattttcacTGAAATACTCAAATTCATGTCTACGAATTAAAAAGAAGTTGATGATGGCGGCTATAACATCATGGATGGAGCCCATTATCGCCCGTGGAGCACATAATTTTTGACAATTAGACACCAACTTTAGAGAAGTAACCAAGAAGCATATCTGTAGTGGGAGCGTATGAACAAAAATACGTGGACAAAGACATAACGTCGTATGCTTTacattcaagcaaaaaaaaagtgatagtTGAAGAGTTCTTCGATGGCCCTTCCCTTAGAGATCAtcgcaagaaaaaaaaaagggaggtaGGTTCATTGAGTTTGCTTTTGAAAACTATGCAATTATTGGAacgtttttacttgaaaattatccacttaataaaattttaagtgttttttaatgattttaatatgttaatattaaaaatataaaaaatataattaaactttttttaaaaaaaacactatatactTCATTAATGTAGGTCAGATTCTGGATTTGCTTTACAAATATCACCAATTTAAGTGTTATAAATCTCAGAACCACCGGaaatttatatgattgttaacttcaggatctcAAGAAATTAGTATAAATATACGTGAACGGGTCTAAACACCcatgctaacaaaaaaaaaaaacattcgtCAGCAACTATAAAGTAATAAAAGGATAGTTGGTGAGACCTTTGAAAACTATGCAATTCTTGGGCCATTTGTGGCACAAAGCTACTATAAAGGAATAAAAGGATACTTGGTTAGACATTTGAAACGTTGATAGCTtagagacacacacacacacagagaagTATCCAAATTCGTGGACAAAAAATGGGGAGAGCTCCTTGTTGTGAAATGATGGGGTTAAAGAAGGGGCCTTGGACTCCCGAAGAAGATCAAATCTTGGTATCTTACATTCGAAGTTATGGGCATGGAAATTGGCGAGCACTCCCGAAACAAGCTGGTAATTATGTTCTTCATGCTTTAGTTATCTCTAGATTGTTAACTTGCTCTCTTCATCTCAGTTCCATgtacatttttctttatttcttgatAAATCGAGGGCAAAATGCAGTGCTAGAAATGTAGGAGGAGGCTAGAGAACAAGAATATTAAGCAAAGTAGCATGTCAAAGACTTTGATTTTCGATATATAAGCTTTTCCTGAAGATGTATATATGATCTGTTCATGAATTGTTAGGGACAGTGATGAAATTTAAACCCAAAGTTGAATATTTCTTGAAGCTAGCTGCAGTATTTCatggatttatatatataaatatgttgaGTGTTGTGTCATTATTTGAGAAAGTATTTAGTCCCTTAATAATATGCTGCTTTAATTTCTCTTCAGGTTTATTAAGGTGTGGTAAGAGTTGTAGGCTTAGGTGGATAAATTACTTACGTCCAGACATTAAACGAGGAAATTTCAGCAATGAAGAGGAAGAAACTATCATTAAGCTACATCAAATTCTTGGAAATAGGTATGTGTTCTTGAGttctccatttttcttttgtattataTCCTTACTTTAATACTTAATGACTTCTGTTGTGattatgataatgatttttttaaatattttaatttaattgtgattttgattgtgataacgatatgaaaatattaaaaaaaatattaatttaaaataaaaaaattttaaaatacaaaaccaaaGAGACTTAATCTATTATGTGATCTCAtacactatattttttttcattacaagaAAATTGGAAAACAGCATGAAATATTTCATCGACGTAAACATCGATCATTCCatcaataacttaaatttaacaTGAATTTACAATGAATAAATTGTCACAACCCTAAAAGCAGGCATGAGTGTAGTCAAGGATGATAACTCTACTCTCGCAAGCCTCATAACACACCTGAGCATAAGATTTAGTCTAAAGAAGATTAAACATATCATGTATAAGCTCAAAAACCATATTGGAATTTTTCTGTACATATCACTTTACACGAAATTAGCCCCGAAACataatggctttttttttttgttttgatcctCAGATGGTCTGCTATAGCAGCAAGATTACCTGCAGGAAGAACAGATAACGAGATAAAGAATTATTGGCACAGCCATCTAAAAAAGAGATTTCAACAGAATATGGGACGCCCAACTGAACATTGCAGAAAAACACCAGAAAGGGCAATGGTTAATAACACTAGTTCATCGCAGCCTGCGAGTTTCAAGGTTCATCAAAGTAAATGTCAAAGGCAAAGCCCCTCGGATAATGCACCAATTTTCCAGGAAGCTTCGTCCCAAGAAATGTTTAGTTCTATGGCCACGATGGAAGCCATGAATGGTTTCAGTGGTAAAAATGATATAGAGGAGTTTTGGTATGAACTTCTCGTGAAAGCAGGAAACTCAGGAGAAGCGTTTGAAAGCTGGGGACAATTTGGATAGTCTCTCTAACTAAACGTAACGTTTCTCTTATTTTAAAGAGAGTGTATGAGAGTACAgtagtttatgtttttaaatgtgttttatttgtaaaaaaatattaaattaatgtttttagtgtttttctttttgataattttgatatattaatatttaaaattaaaaaaatataaaaaatatacttaacatcaaacctatataattaattcatgagGTTTGtctgtgaattat
Coding sequences within:
- the LOC7465941 gene encoding transcription factor MYB4; its protein translation is MGRAPCCEMMGLKKGPWTPEEDQILVSYIRSYGHGNWRALPKQAGLLRCGKSCRLRWINYLRPDIKRGNFSNEEEETIIKLHQILGNRWSAIAARLPAGRTDNEIKNYWHSHLKKRFQQNMGRPTEHCRKTPERAMVNNTSSSQPASFKVHQSKCQRQSPSDNAPIFQEASSQEMFSSMATMEAMNGFSGKNDIEEFWYELLVKAGNSGEAFESWGQFG